A stretch of Lachancea thermotolerans CBS 6340 chromosome D complete sequence DNA encodes these proteins:
- a CDS encoding uncharacterized protein (similar to uniprot|Q3E747 Saccharomyces cerevisiae YLR363W-A Hypothetical ORF): MPQKALKVTKKTKDPRRVTKKQKNLRAAAPLQIKSKKKSLAHMKKLNRASSLTEATEKLIASRVGHLELLKGTRKELAGQGSKGKK, from the coding sequence ATGCCCCAGAAAGCACTCAAAGTTACGAAAAAGACCAAGGATCCCAGAAGGGTgacaaaaaagcagaagaaTCTGCGTGCTGCTGCCCCTCTTCAaatcaaatcaaaaaagaagTCTCTCGCTCATATGAAAAAACTTAATAGAGCTTCTTCGCTCACGGAGGCCACTGAAAAGCTGATAGCTAGCCGAGTAGGTCACTTGgagcttctcaaaggcACCAGGAAGGAGCTCGCGGGCCAGGGCAGCAAGGGCAAGAAATAG
- the COX18 gene encoding membrane insertase COX18 (similar to uniprot|P53239 Saccharomyces cerevisiae YGR062C) produces the protein MYALQAGSRCVSSRPHQRLRGAFVRPVNAVRTLSVFQEVTSSLVSLHEISGLPWLALVPLITFGLRTAFTLPLSVWQRKRIVKQQELRKVVQATTPVVKLRLAASTQANSKSAKAFEEEEGNVATTLQKPSLSPDQITLLALKETRSRQKKMFGESKVQLWKNALLPLVQIPLWVSVSMGLRELTKQRLVDSNLTHANPLQNIDSLDYVSRISSLDLSLPLDGLPILAPLLLGTLALLNVEHNGRVMTTTTSETMGIKLAPNPSSKVSQSMQSILNVSRLSCIFFMGVSSQAPLLLSAYWISSQLYSLVQNLLLDWLWPYQR, from the coding sequence ATGTACGCCTTACAGGCCGGCAGCAGATGCGTTTCCTCTAGGCCACATCAGCGGCTTAGAGGCGCTTTTGTGCGTCCAGTGAATGCAGTTAGGACTTTGTCAGTGTTCCAAGAAGTTACAAGTTCTCTGGTTAGCCTTCATGAAATTAGTGGGCTTCCTTGGTTGGCGCTGGTGCCCCTGATCACGTTCGGCCTGAGAACGGCATTTACACTTCCGTTAAGTGTCTGGCAGCGTAAGCGAATCGTGAAGCAACAAGAACTTAGAAAGGTGGTGCAGGCCACGACACCTGTCGTTAAACTTCGGCTTGCCGCTTCCACGCAAGCAAATTCGAAATCAGCCAAGGcattcgaagaagaagaaggaaacgTTGCAACAACCCTTCAGAAGCCATCATTGTCCCCAGACCAAATAACGCTTCTCGCGTTAAAAGAGACTAGGAGCAGACAGAAAAAGATGTTTGGTGAAAGCAAGGTCCAATTGTGGAAAAATGCACTTCTGCCGCTGGTCCAGATCCCCCTCTGGGTCTCTGTTTCAATGGGACTTCGCGAGTTGACGAAGCAGCGACTGGTGGATTCTAATTTGACTCACGCAAATCCTCTTCAGAACATCGACTCACTCGACTAcgtttcaagaatttcaagCTTAGACCTGAGCTTGCCTCTTGATGGCCTACCTATACTAGCGCCGCTGTTGCTTGGAACTTTAGCACTACTCAATGTGGAACATAACGGTCGTGTAATGACTACAACTACTTCCGAGACAATGGGCATCAAGCTGGCTCCTAACCCGAGCTCCAAGGTCTCACAGAGCATGCAAAGCATACTAAATGTCTCGCGGTTGAGTTGTATCTTCTTCATGGGAGTTTCTTCCCAAGCGCCGCTGCTTCTTTCAGCCTACTGGATCAGTTCCCAGCTGTACTCTCTAGTGCAAAACCTTCTCTTAGACTGGTTATGGCCATACCAGAGATga
- the SPT4 gene encoding transcription elongation factor SPT4 (highly similar to uniprot|P32914 Saccharomyces cerevisiae YGR063C SPT4 Protein that forms a complex with Spt5p and mediates both activation and inhibition of transcription elongation and plays a role in pre-mRNA processing in addition Spt4p is involved in kinetochore function and gene silencing) gives MSERACMLCGIVQTTAEFTKDGCPNCQGVFDEAGVSSMECTSPSFEGLVGMCKPSKSWVAKWISVDQYIPGMYAIKVDGRLPVEVFDLLPHYKPRDGSQVD, from the coding sequence ATGTCTGAGAGAGCATGCATGTTATGTGGAATCGTCCAGACCACCGCTGAGTTTACAAAGGACGGATGTCCCAACTGCCAAGGAGTTTTTGACGAAGCGGGCGTGAGCAGCATGGAATGCACATCGCCTTCGTTCGAAGGGCTGGTGGGTATGTGCAAACCCTCCAAATCATGGGTTGCAAAATGGATCAGCGTGGACCAGTACATTCCTGGAATGTATGCCATTAAGGTTGATGGAAGGCTGCCGGTTGAGGTTTTTGACTTACTTCCTCATTACAAGCCTAGGGACGGTTCGCAAGTGGACTGA
- the GRX8 gene encoding glutathione-disulfide reductase GRX8 (similar to uniprot|Q05926 Saccharomyces cerevisiae YLR364W Hypothetical ORF), with product MSQYVAEAKQIIRSHKYVMLTANWCPDCVYANSIWRKYGVLNKVSQFEVGGYDRDKLNKYRDAFAEVAGIRNLPTIFVDGKVWGTEAELHKFEREGTLLEELKKIGLIN from the coding sequence ATGTCGCAATACGTCGCTGAAGCCAAGCAGATTATCAGATCTCATAAATATGTTATGTTGACTGCCAACTGGTGCCCTGATTGTGTCTACGCAAACTCCATCTGGAGAAAGTATGGCGTACTTAACAAAGTCAGCCAGTTTGAAGTGGGTGGTTACGACAGAGATAAGCTAAACAAGTACAGAGATGCATTTgcagaagttgctggaaTCAGAAACTTGCCAACAATTTTTGTCGACGGCAAAGTTTGGGGCACTGAAGCTGAGTTGCACAAGTTTGAACGCGAAGGCACTCTGCTAgaagaattgaaaaagattgGATTAATTAATTAG